From the genome of Leptodactylus fuscus isolate aLepFus1 chromosome 1, aLepFus1.hap2, whole genome shotgun sequence, one region includes:
- the KATNAL2 gene encoding katanin p60 ATPase-containing subunit A-like 2 codes for MELSYQAIKTAAQTREADEQRTEARRKNLLILIMHYLLQEGYVDSANALEQETKLNLRRLEVCDNIDLETILMEYESYYYIKFQKYPKITKKVGDNDAKVYAKPRSGGRLRRTPSNSSQGLPRITNHNIIQRPVSRTYPRMAERASNRENSRQENGNNSPTEVSEFGLNVSSMNKNGGGEGVSQKRGQIIDFRGLIQDAIKGASNEIAMNTLNYNPDPSERLLKPVSAFLGTNSEMRELAAVISRDIYLQNPNVRWDDIIGLDAAKRLVKEAVVYPIRYPQLFTGILSPWKGLLLYGPPGTGKTLLAKAVATECNTTFFNISASTIVSKWRGDSEKLVRVLFELARYHAPSTIFLDELESVMSQRGAGPGGEHEGSRRMKTELLVQMDGLSRSDDLVFVLAASNLPWELDYAMLRRLEKRILVDLPSKEARESMIQHWLPPVSNSGGVELRTELEYSLLGEETEGYSGSDIKLVCKEAAMRPVRKIFHALENHQQGSQDLPVIHLDTVTTSDFLEVLAHTKPSAKSLAEKYSAWQKEFESV; via the exons GATGAACAGCGGACGGAGGCTCGGAGGAAGAACCTGCTCATACTCATCATGCATTACCTGCTGCAGGAGGG GTATGTGGATTCGGCAAACGCCCTAGAACAGGAAACCAAACTAAACCTGAGAAGACTGGAAGTCTGTGATAACATCGACCTGGAGACCATTCTCATGGAATATGAAAGCTACTATTATATTAAGTTCCAGAAATATCCTAAAATCACCAAGAAAGTTGGTGATAATG atgctAAAGTTTATGCAAAGCCTCGAAGTGGAGGAAGACTAAGAAG AACACCCAGTAATTCTTCCCAGGGTCTTCCGAGAATCACCAACCATAATATCATCCAACGCCCGGTGTCCAGAACATACCCAAGGATGGCAGAAAGAGCGTCAAACAGAGAAAACTCCAGACAG GAGAATGGTAATAACAGTCCTACGGAGGTCTCAGAATTTGGATTGAATGTTTCCTCTATGAATAAAAATGGCGGAGGAGAAGGCGTTTCGCAAAAACGG GGTCAGATAATTGACTTTCGTGGATTGATCCAGGACGCCATAAAGGGGGCTTCCAATGAAATCGCTATGAACACCCTGAACTACAATCCTGACCCTTCA GAAAGATTACTCAAGCCGGTCAGCGCTTTTCTTGGTACCAACAGCGAGATGAGGGAACTGGCTGCCGTGATAAGTCGG gaCATTTATCTTCAGAACCCCAATGTAAGGTGGGATGACATCATTGGACTGGATGCAGCAAAGCGACTAGTGAAGGAGGCAGTGGTGTACCCTATTAGG TACCCACAACTCTTTACAGGAATTCTCTCTCCTTGGAAGGGGCTCCTGCTGTACGGCCCACCGG GCACAGGAAAGACCCTGCTGGCTAAAGCCGTGGCCACAGAATGTAACACCACGTTTTTCAACATCTCTGCCTCTACAATCGTCAGCAAATGGAGAGGGGATTCGGAGAAACTTGTGCGG GTTTTATTTGAGCTTGCCCGATACCACGCTCCGTCTACCATTTTCCTTGATGAACTTGAATCGGTGATGAGCCAGCGAGGAGCAGGACCAGG AGGCGAGCACGAGGGAAGTCGCAGGATGAAAACAGAACTGCTGGTTCAGATGGACGGCTTGTCCCGATCAGACGACCTGGTTTTTGTTCTCGCCGCCTCCAATCTCCCTTG GGAGCTGGATTATGCCATGTTAAGGCGTCTGGAGAAGAGGATTTTGGTGGATTTACCCAGCAAAGAAGCTCGAGAGTCCATGATCCAGCACTGGCTGCCACCAGTGAGCAATAGTGGAGGGGTGGAACTGAGAACCGAGCTGGAGTACAGCCTGCTGGGAGAG GAGACGGAAGGTTACTCAGGATCTGATATCAAGCTGGTATGTAAAGAGGCCGCCATGAGGCCGGTGAGGAAAATATTTCACGCACTAGAAAATCACCAACAAG GGAGCCAGGACTTGCCCGTCATCCATCTGGACACGGTAACGACATCGGATTTCCTGGAAGTTTTAGCGCACACAAAGCCGTCAGCCAAAAGTCTGGCCGAAAAATATAGCGCCTGGCAGAAAGAGTTTGAGTccgtgtga